A single Brassica rapa cultivar Chiifu-401-42 chromosome A04, CAAS_Brap_v3.01, whole genome shotgun sequence DNA region contains:
- the LOC103864503 gene encoding cinnamoyl-CoA reductase-like SNL6 has product MYYFHSPTSLSHTSLLIYKDRFNHLFLALRKTINQNRVMNQEKPTSCCCVLDASTYVGFWILKKLLTRGYSVRAAIRKNGESILEEKIRNMQATEERLVVYDVDVLDYQSILVSLNNCNAVFCCLDNPEGYDELEVDLEVRGAINVVEACARTESIDKIVFSSSLTAAIWTDNIGTQKDVDEKSWSDLDFCLKKKLWHALAKTQSEKAAWALAMDRMVNMVSVNPGLIVGPSVTQHNPRPTMSFLKGAAQMYENGVLAYVDVEFVADVHIRVFEDTSACGRYFCFNQIVNTEEEALKLVEILSPLIPMPPRYEKEMQGSEVYEERLRNNKLNKLVEAGSAC; this is encoded by the exons ATGTACTACTTCCATTCTCCTACCTCTCTTTCCCACACGTCTCTCCTCATCTATAAAGACAGATTCAATCATCTCTTTCTCGCtttaagaaaaacaataaatCAGAACAGAGTGATGAATCAAGAGAAACCCACTTCTTGTTGCTGTGTTCTTGATGCTTCCACTTATGTGGGTTTCTGGATTCTCAAGAAATTGCTCACCAGAGGCTACTCTGTTCGTGCAGCCATCCGtaaaaatg GGGAGAGTATACTCGAGGAGAAAATCAGGAACATGCAAGCCACAGAGGAGAGATTAGTTGTTTACGATGTGGATGTGTTGGATTACCAGAGCATCCTTGTTTCTCTCAACAACTGTAACGCTGTGTTCTGTTGCTTGGACAATCCTGAAGGGTACGAT GAGCTGGAAGTTGATTTGGAGGTGAGAGGAGCGATTAATGTGGTGGAAGCATGTGCAAGAACAGAGAGTATAGACAAGATTGTCTTCTCTTCTTCACTAACTGCTGCAATTTGGACAGATAACATTGGAACTCAAAAAGATGTTGATGAGAAGTCTTGGAGTGATCTAGACTTTTGTCTCAAAAAGAag CTATGGCATGCTCTGGCCAAGACACAATCTGAGAAGGCGGCTTGGGCACTAGCCATGGACCGTATGGTTAACATGGTCTCAGTTAACCCAGGGCTCATTGTTGGACCCTCAGTGACTCAACACAACCCTAGACCCACCATGTCTTTCCTGAAAG GAGCTGCGCAGATGTATGAGAACGGTGTGTTAGCCTACGTAGACGTAGAGTTTGTAGCAGATGTTCACATTCGAGTTTTCGAGGATACTTCGGCTTGTGGTAGATACTTTTGCTTCAACCAAATTGTAAATACCGAAGAAGAAGCTCTCAAACTTGTGGAGATTCTATCTCCTTTGATTCCTATGCCACCAAG GTATGAGAAAGAGATGCAAGGAAGTGAAGTTTATGAAGAGAGGTTGAGAAACAATAAACTCAACAAGCTGGTGGAAGCTGGCTCTGCTTGTTAA
- the LOC103864504 gene encoding tetratricopeptide repeat protein 1 isoform X1 has protein sequence MVLIESESDDEISVTEVPNPSASSSSPPKTTDAKIVGGDDSDGFETASERGVSDYEEDEEEGDRKQDAVENQEPQPSDSPEKKEDQVEAVTDVKSNQKEKALEDANEAKKEGNKLFGDGLYEDALSKYELALQFAQEFPESLDLRSICHSNRAICYLKLGKYAEAIKESTKAIELNPSYTKALVRRAEAHEKLEHFEDALTDLKKILELDPSNGQARKSIRRLEPLAAEKQEKMKEEAIAKLKEMGNSILGKFGMSVDNFKAVKDPNTGSYSFSFQN, from the exons ATGGTGTTGATCGAAAGCGAAAGCGATGATGAAATCTCCGTCACAGAAGTACCAAATCCATCGGCTTCTTCCTCGTCGCCTCCCAAAACAACTGATGCGAAAATCGTCGGCGGAGATGACTCCGACGGGTTCGAAACCGCCAGCGAACGTGGAGTCAGCGATTACGAAGAAGATGAGGAAGAAGGTGATAGGAAACAAGACGCGGTAGAGAATCAGGAGCCACAGCCGTCGGATAGCCCTGAGAAGAAGGAAGATCAGGTCGAGGCCGTTACCGATGTTAaatcaaatcag AAGGAGAAAGCGTTGGAAGATGCAAATGAAGCTAAAAAGGAAGGAAACAAGCTGTTTGGAGATGGTCTTTACGAAGATGCATTGTCAAAGTATGAGCTTGCGTTACAGTTTGCTCAGGAGTTTCCTGAATCGTTGGACCTTCGATCTATCTGCCATTCAAACAGAGCTATATGTTATCTCAAATTG GGTAAATATGCAGAAGCAATCAAGGAAAGCACAAAAGCGATAGAGCTGAATCCGAGCTACACTAAAGCATTGGTTCGTCGTGCAGAAGCTCATGAGAAGCTTGAACATTTTGAAGACGCCCTCACTG ACTTGAAGAAGATATTAGAACTGGATCCTTCAAATGGTCAGGCTAGGAAATCGATTCGGCGTTTGGAACCATTGGCGGCTGAAAAGCAAGAAAAGATGAAAGAAGAAGCCATAG CAAAGTTGAAGGAGATGGGAAACTCGATATTGGGAAAATTTGGGATGAGTGTAGACAACTTCAAGGCTGTTAAAGATCCAAACACTGGCTCTTACTCTTTTTCTTTCCAAAACTAG
- the LOC103864504 gene encoding tetratricopeptide repeat protein 1 isoform X2, whose product MVLIESESDDEISVTEVPNPSASSSSPPKTTDAKIVGGDDSDGFETASERGVSDYEEDEEEGDRKQDAVENQEPQPSDSPEKKEDQVEAVTDVKSNQEKALEDANEAKKEGNKLFGDGLYEDALSKYELALQFAQEFPESLDLRSICHSNRAICYLKLGKYAEAIKESTKAIELNPSYTKALVRRAEAHEKLEHFEDALTDLKKILELDPSNGQARKSIRRLEPLAAEKQEKMKEEAIAKLKEMGNSILGKFGMSVDNFKAVKDPNTGSYSFSFQN is encoded by the exons ATGGTGTTGATCGAAAGCGAAAGCGATGATGAAATCTCCGTCACAGAAGTACCAAATCCATCGGCTTCTTCCTCGTCGCCTCCCAAAACAACTGATGCGAAAATCGTCGGCGGAGATGACTCCGACGGGTTCGAAACCGCCAGCGAACGTGGAGTCAGCGATTACGAAGAAGATGAGGAAGAAGGTGATAGGAAACAAGACGCGGTAGAGAATCAGGAGCCACAGCCGTCGGATAGCCCTGAGAAGAAGGAAGATCAGGTCGAGGCCGTTACCGATGTTAaatcaaatcag GAGAAAGCGTTGGAAGATGCAAATGAAGCTAAAAAGGAAGGAAACAAGCTGTTTGGAGATGGTCTTTACGAAGATGCATTGTCAAAGTATGAGCTTGCGTTACAGTTTGCTCAGGAGTTTCCTGAATCGTTGGACCTTCGATCTATCTGCCATTCAAACAGAGCTATATGTTATCTCAAATTG GGTAAATATGCAGAAGCAATCAAGGAAAGCACAAAAGCGATAGAGCTGAATCCGAGCTACACTAAAGCATTGGTTCGTCGTGCAGAAGCTCATGAGAAGCTTGAACATTTTGAAGACGCCCTCACTG ACTTGAAGAAGATATTAGAACTGGATCCTTCAAATGGTCAGGCTAGGAAATCGATTCGGCGTTTGGAACCATTGGCGGCTGAAAAGCAAGAAAAGATGAAAGAAGAAGCCATAG CAAAGTTGAAGGAGATGGGAAACTCGATATTGGGAAAATTTGGGATGAGTGTAGACAACTTCAAGGCTGTTAAAGATCCAAACACTGGCTCTTACTCTTTTTCTTTCCAAAACTAG
- the LOC103864505 gene encoding probable small nuclear ribonucleoprotein G gives MSRSGQPPDLKKYMDKKLQIKLNANRMVVGTLRGFDQFMNLVVDNTVEVNGDDKTDIGMVVIRGNSIVTVEALEPVGRSS, from the exons ATGAGTCGGTCAGGTCAACCTCCGGATCTCAAGAA GTACATGGACAAGAAACTCCAAA TCAAGCTTAATGCTAACCGAATGGTTGTTGGAACTCTTCGTGGGTTTGACCAGTTCATGAATCTTGTCGTTGACAACACTGTTGAGGTGAACGGTGATGACAAAACCGACATTGGAATGGTG GTGATAAGGGGGAACAGCATTGTCACCGTGGAAGCTCTTGAACCAGTGGGCAGATCTTCTTAG
- the LOC103864507 gene encoding probable aspartic protease At2g35615, producing MEYLFQTSLLLFIILSCSIVTESAKKSNRMALKLIHRDTMARNARAPVTLEDHIQHLTSLSSARFMHLQNTIDKELSSSDFQVDMHQAITTSMFFVNFSVGQPPVQQFAIMDTGSSLLWIKCLPCKQSSSSPRPIFNPALSSSYVEYSCNDEFCRYAPAGHCGSSHECLYEQVYINGAGSKGVFAKEQLTFTTPNGNRVLSKPVAFGCGHENGEQLGSELTGILGLGAKPASVAVQLGSKFSYCIGDLANKDYSFNQLVLGEDADVLGDPTPIETETGIYYMSLEGISVGEKQLNIEPMVFKRRGARTGVILDSGTLFTWLAEAAYRELYNEVKAILDTQLERFWFRDLLCYHGKVNEELIGFPVVTFRFAGGAELAMEAASMFYPLSETDVYLNVFCMSVRPTTEHGRQYKDFTAIGLMAQQYYNIAYDLKEKNVYLQRIDCVLLDDYSPS from the coding sequence ATGGAATATCTTTTCCAAACATCACTCTTACTCTTCATCATTCTCTCATGCTCCATTGTCACAGAATCCGCCAAGAAATCTAACCGAATGGCTTTGAAGCTGATACACCGTGACACAATGGCCCGTAACGCTCGAGCTCCGGTCACTCTAGAAGACCATATCCAACACCTGACAAGTCTCTCATCAGCTCGGTTCATGCATCTACAGAACACGATTGATAAAGAGCTGAGCAGCAGTGACTTCCAAGTCGACATGCACCAAGCAATCACGACGTCGATGTTCTTCGTAAACTTCTCGGTAGGACAGCCTCCGGTGCAGCAGTTCGCAATCATGGACACAGGAAGCTCACTGTTATGGATCAAATGTCTTCCATGCAAACAATCCTCGTCGTCTCCACGTCCTATCTTCAATCCAGCATTGTCTTCATCGTACGTAGAGTATTCATGCAACGATGAGTTTTGTAGGTATGCACCAGCGGGACACTGTGGATCCTCGCACGAGTGTCTTTACGAGCAAGTGTACATAAACGGCGCTGGCTCCAAAGGCGTATTCGCTAAAGAACAGTTAACGTTCACAACGCCTAACGGAAACAGAGTTTTGAGTAAACCAGTTGCGTTTGGGTGTGGCCATGAGAATGGTGAACAGTTAGGGAGTGAGTTAACCGGTATTTTGGGTTTAGGAGCTAAACCGGCGTCCGTCGCGGTCCAGCTCGGGTCTAAATTCTCGTACTGCATCGGCGACTTAGCTAACAAAGACTACAGTTTCAACCAGCTGGTTCTTGGAGAGGACGCTGATGTTCTCGGCGATCCAACGCCCATTGAGACGGAGACTGGCATCTACTACATGAGTCTTGAAGGGATCAGTGTCGGGGAGAAACAACTGAATATAGAACCAATGGTTTTCAAAAGAAGAGGAGCAAGAACAGGAGTGATACTCGACTCCGGGACACTCTTCACTTGGCTCGCAGAAGCAGCTTACAGAGAACTCTATAACGAAGTAAAAGCCATTCTTGATACGCAGCTGGAGAGGTTCTGGTTTAGGGACTTGTTGTGCTACCATGGGAAAGTAAACGAAGAGCTGATAGGTTTCCCTGTCGTGACGTTTCGGTTTGCGGGAGGAGCGGAGCTGGCTATGGAGGCTGCGAGCATGTTCTATCCGTTGTCGGAAACTGATGTGTATCTTAACGTGTTTTGTATGTCGGTGAGGCCGACCACGGAACATGGAAGGCAGTATAAAGATTTCACAGCTATTGGGTTAATGGCTCAGCAATACTATAATATTGCTTATGACCTCAAGGAGAAGAACGTTTATCTACAGAGAATCGACTGTGTTCTACTTGATGACTATTCTCCATCCtga
- the LOC103864508 gene encoding probable LRR receptor-like serine/threonine-protein kinase At2g23950: MAAMKKDPYFLVSFVSFLLLCLSTCSLSSQPRNPEVEALINIKNELHDPHGVLNNWDEFSVDPCSWTMITCSPDNLVTILGVPSQSLSGTLSASIANLTNLHQVLLQNNNISGNIPPELCSLPKLQTLDLSNNRFSGEIPGSVNQLTSLLYLRLNNNSLSGPFPASLSQIPHLSFLDLSYNNLRGPVPKFPVKTINIAGNPLICRSSPPEICSGSINPSPFSVSLSSSSGRKTNVLAVALGVSLAFAVSVILSLAFIWYRKKQRRLMILRISDKQEEGLLGLGNLKSFSFRELHVATDGFSSKHILGAGGFGNVYRGKLGDGTMVAVKRLKDVNGTSGNSQFRTELEMISLAVHRNLLRLIGYCVSSSERLLVYPYMSNGSVASRLKAKPALDWNTRKKIAIGAARGLFYLHEQCDPKIIHRDVKAANVLLDEFFEAVVGDFGLAKLLNHEDSHVTTAVRGTVGHIAPEYLSTGQSSEKTDVFGFGILLLELITGMRALEFGKTVSQKGAMLEWVKKLHKEMKVEELVDRELGTTYDRIEVGEMLQVALLCTQFLPAHRPKMSEVVQMLEGDGLAERWAASHNHSHFYHANMSYRSITSTDVNGDNQTKHLFGSSGFDDEDDNHALDSFAMELSGPR, encoded by the exons ATGGCGGCTATGAAGAAAGATCCTTACTTTCTCGTCTCTTTCGTCTCCTTCTTGTTACTCTGTCTCTCCACTTGCTCTCTCTCTTCTCAGCCCAGAAACCCTGAAG TGGAAGCTCTGATAAACATAAAGAACGAATTACACGACCCTCATGGTGTTTTGAACAACTGGGATGAGTTCTCTGTTGATCCTTgtagctggaccatgatcacttGTTCTCCCGACAACCTCGTTACTATCCt AGGAGTTCCAAGCCAGTCTCTTTCTGGTACTTTATCAGCCTCCATCGCAAACCTCACTAACCTCCATCAAGT GTTATTACAGAACAATAACATCTCCGGCAACATCCCACCGGAGCTCTGTTCTCTACCAAAGTTACAGACTTTGGATCTTTCCAATAACCGGTTTTCAGGCGAAATTCCCGGTTCGGTTAACCAGCTGACTAGTCTCCTATATCT GAGGTTGAACAACAACTCATTATCTGGGCCCTTTCCTGCTTCTCTCTCTCAAATCCCTCACCTCTCTTTCTT AGACTTGTCTTATAACAATCTGAGAGGTCCTGTTCCTAAGTTTCCTGTAAAGACAATCAA TATTGCTGGGAATCCATTGATTTGTAGAAGCAGCCCACCTGAGATTTGTTCAGGATCAATCAATCCAAGCCCTTTCTCTGTCTCTTTAAGCTCCTCCTCTG GACGCAAGACCAACGTATTAGCAGTTGCGCTTGGTGTAAGCCTCGCCTTTGCTGTTAGTGTGATCCTCTCCCTCGCCTTCATTTGGTACAGAAAGAAACAAAGACGCCTTATGATCCTCCGCATAAGTG ACAAGCAAGAGGAAGGGTTACTAGGATTAGGGAATCTAAAAAGCTTCAGTTTCAGAGAACTCCATGTAGCTACGGATGGTTTTAGCTCCAAACACATACTCGGTGCAGGCGGGTTTGGTAACGTCTACAGAGGAAAGCTTGGGGACGGAACCATGGTTGCAGTGAAACGTTTGAAAGATGTGAACGGAACCTCAGGGAACTCTCAGTTCCGCACCGAGCTTGAGATGATCAGCTTAGCTGTTCACAGGAACTTGCTTCGGTTAATCGGTTACTGCGTCAGTTCTAGCGAAAGGCTTCTTGTCTACCCTTACATGTCCAATGGCAGCGTCGCCTCTAGGCTTAAAG CTAAGCCTGCGTTGGATTGGAACACAAGGAAGAAGATAGCCATAGGAGCTGCGAGAGGTTTGTTCTATCTACACGAGCAGTGTGATCCAAAGATCATTCACCGTGATGTCAAGGCGGCGAATGTGCTTCTAGACGAGTTTTTTGAAGCTGTCGTTGGAGATTTTGGGCTTGCCAAGCTGCTCAACCACGAGGACTCGCATGTGACAACCGCGGTTAGAGGCACGGTCGGTCACATTGCGCCTGAGTATCTCTCAACAGGTCAGTCATCTGAGAAAACAGATGTCTTTGGGTTCGGTATACTCTTGCTAGAGCTCATCACAGGGATGAGAGCTCTCGAGTTTGGCAAAACCGTTAGCCAGAAAGGAGCTATGCTTGAATGGGTGAAGAAGCTGCACAAAGAGATGAAAGTAGAGGAGCTTGTGGACCGGGAACTTGGGACAACGTACGATAGAATAGAAGTTGGAGAGATGCTGCAAGTGGCTTTACTCTGCACTCAGTTCCTTCCAGCGCATAGGCCGAAGATGTCTGAAGTGGTTCAGATGCTTGAAGGAGATGGATTAGCTGAGAGATGGGCTGCTTCACATAACCATTCACATTTCTACCATGCCAACATGTCTTACAGAAGTATTACCTCTACTGATGTTAATGGAGACAACCAAACCAAACATCTGTTTGGATCCTCAGGgtttgatgatgaagatgacaaTCATGCCTTAGATTCTTTCGCCATGGAACTCTCTGGTCCTAGGTAG
- the LOC117133357 gene encoding uncharacterized protein LOC117133357, protein MTSSESDGVDEAFEDMFDEEFDNIIDSLLDVQTNKPKKRAYIERDREQGHIQLWNDYFHENPTYPPVMFRRRFRMNKPLFLRIVDRLTTEVPYFQQRRNAHGRYGLSPLQKCTAAIRMLAYGQSGDTYDEYLRLGESTALLCLEHFTNGIVQLFGVEYLRTPTPEDLQRLLDIGEKRGFPGMIGSIDCMHWQWKNCPTAWRGQYTRVFDDILQGRAPKVKFKVNNHTYRMAYYLTDGIYPNWSTFIQSIPLPQGPKAELFAQRQESTRKDVERAFGVLQSRFAIVKNPALLWDKEKIGKIMRTCVILHNMIVEDERDGYSLTDTSEFESGESSRGSKVKTRESLHAHNMLGMRHELRDSGKHDRLKADLVENVWQKFGNE, encoded by the exons ATGACATCCTCAGAGTCAGATGGCGTTGATGAAGCCTTTGAAGATATGTTTGACGAAGAATTTGATAATATCATCGACTCCCTACTAGATGTTCAAACCAACAAGCCCAAAAAAAGAGCTTATATTGAAAGAGATCGGGAACAAGGACACATTCAACTATGGAACGACTATTTCCACGAAAATCCCACTTACCCGCCGGTGATGTTTAGGCGgcgttttcgaatgaacaaaCCCTTGTTCCTCCGCATTGTTGATCGCCTTACTACTGAAGTTCCATACTTTCAGCAAAGAAGAAATGCTCACGGCAGGTACGGCCTATCACCACTTCAAAAATGTACTGCAGCTATACGTATGCTCGCATATGGTCAATCTGGAGATACGTATGACGAATATCTTCGACTTGGTGAAAGTACTGCACTTTTATGTTTAGAACATTTCACTAATGGGATAGTACAATTGTTTGGAGTTGAGTATCTAAGAACACCAACACCGGAAGATCTTCAACGATTACTCGACATTGGCGAGAAGCGCGGGTTTCCCGGGATGATAGGCAGCATTGATTGTATGCATTGGCAGTGGAAGAACTGTCCAACGGCTTGGAGAGGCCAATACACCCGTG TTTTTGATGATATACTGCAAGGTCGAGCCCCTAAAGTTAAAttcaaggtcaacaaccacacttaCCGTATGGCGTACTACCTTACTGACGGAATTTATCCGAattggtcaacatttatccaatccatcccaCTTCCTCAAGGTCCTAAAGCTGAGCTATTTGCCCAACGTCAAGAATCCAccagaaaagatgtcgaacgtGCTTTCGGGGTTTTGCAATCGAGGTTTGCAATAGTTAAAAACCCTGCTCTACTATGGGACAAGGAAAAGATAGGGAAAATTATGAGAACTTGTgtcatattgcacaatatgatagtggAGGACGAACGAGACGGATACAGTCTTACTGATACATCTGAGTTCGAGTCAGGAGAGTCAAGCAGAGGTTCGAAGGTCAAAACGAGAGAAAGTTTGCATGCACATAATATGCTAGGCATGCGCCATGAACTTCGGGATTCAGGAAAACATGATAGGTTGAAAGCTGATTTAGTTGAAAATGTATGGCAAAAATTCGGTAATGAATAA
- the LOC103837481 gene encoding glutathione S-transferase T3-like — protein sequence MDTFSQSSPGFVNLLSSQSSKTVEVGSSEVPKPAGERRKWTTQEDIILISAWLNTSKDPIVSNQQKLGSFWRRIEDYFNASAQLGGFLPREWSQCKQRWGRVNEQVCKFVGSYEAALKEQSSGQNENDVMKSAHDIFFNDHQAKFALEHAWRELRYDQKWRSNSISRDGGKAKMKEAAETVPDSDEARPPGVKACKAAKRKKPGNEAAFDRLEIILEKKQNISKQKILDRLLSKNIATLTEAEVALKDKLVKGSVGPLVTGIWEIKSGLDGFCRCHGYCSSSSSRVVHVVVVLHVSFGSQQVSVCTRH from the exons ATGGATACGTTTTCACAAAGTTCTCCCGGTTTTGTGAACCTATTATCTTCCCAGTCCAGTAAAACCGTAGAAGTAGGGTCGTCTGAGGTTCCTAAACCGGCTGGTGAAAGGAGAAAGTGGACGACTCAAGAAGACATTATCCTCATCAGTGCCTGGTTAAACACAAGCAAAGATCCCATAGTTAGTAACCAGCAGAAACTAGGGTCGTTTTGGAGAAGAATAGAGGATTACTTTAATGCAAGCGCTCAGCTAGGTGGCTTTCTACCTAGAGAGTGGAGTCAGTGTAAGCAGAGGTGGGGAAGGGTGAATGAACAAGTGTGTAAATTTGTGGGAAGCTATGAGGCAGCATTGAAGGAGCAATCAAGTGGGCAGAACGAGAACGATGTCATGAAGTCAGCTCATGACATCTTCTTTAACGACCACCAGGCGAAGTTTGCACTTGAACACGCGTGGAGGGAGCTGAGGTATGATCAGAAGTGGAGATCGAACTCTATATCAAGAGATGGTGGAAAGGCGAAAATGAAGGAAGCTGCGGAGACGGTGCCTGACTCGGATGAGGCTAGGCCTCCTGGCGTTAAGGCTTGCAAAGCAGCCAAACGCAAGAAGCCTGGCAATGAAGCTGCATTTGATCGCCTGGAGATCATTCTAGAGAAGAAACAGAATATTTCGAAACAGAAAATACTTGATCGTCTCCTCTCTAAGAACATAGCTACTCTAACTGAAGCTGAGGTCGCTTTGAAGGACAAACTT GTGAAAGGATCTGTGGGGCCGTTGGTCACGGGCATATGGGAGATAAAGTCTGGACTTGATGGGTTTTGTAGGTGTCACGGGTATTGTAGTAGTAGTAGTTCACGGGTTGTTCATGTAGTTGTAGTACTACATGTATCTTTTGGGTCGCAGCAGGTCAGTGTTTGTACTAGACACTAG
- the LOC103864633 gene encoding uncharacterized protein LOC103864633, whose amino-acid sequence MDPSDEITDFKRKQEFIDHLYNVADSSYGMPTSCPCGGRIIDEVRVKEEYDTRPGKRFFSCINYEADGLHYRQPWVIGVQEEMVRMRERVDEAVEIIKCVPILTKQIESLEAQVKRLTLLLDKLTGDVYNLTVQAAALEKACFD is encoded by the exons ATGGATCCCTCAGACGAGATAACAGATTTTAAGAGGAAGCAGGAGTTCATCGACCACCTGTACAACGTTGCCGATTCGTCATATGGGATGCCGACAAGCTGTCCGTGTGGTGGTAGAATCATCGACGAGGTTCGGGTGAAGGAGGAGTACGACACGCGTCCCGGGAAGCGCTTCTTCAGCTGCATAAACTACGAG GCTGATGGGTTGCATTACCGTCAGCCTTGGGTTATAGGTGTCCAGGAGGAGATGGTACGCATGCGTGAGCGTGTGGATGAGGCTGTTGAGATCATCAAATGTGTGCCCATTCTCACTAAACAGATCGAGAGTCTTGAG GCACAGGTTAAGAGGCTCACATTGCTGCTTGATAAGCTCACCGGTGACGTCTATAACCTCACAGTCCAGGCGGCTGCTCTGGAGAAGGCCTGTTTCGACTGA